The nucleotide window CCCAAGATATGAGCATCTTAGATTACTGAGACATGTAAACTATTATGGGCTATCCATTAGATACGATGTGATTCTTGGCTCAGGCATTGATTTCATAGAAGCTGATCTGAAGGAGCAGAAGATGACCATCATAGGTGAGATGGACACAATTGCCATAGCTAAGAAGTTGAAGAAGATGGGAAGGATCGATATAGTATCAGTTGGACCGGctaaagaggagaagaaagaagagaaaaaagacgagaagaaagaagagaagaaagaagagaagaaagaagagaagaaagaggagaagaaag belongs to Musa acuminata AAA Group cultivar baxijiao chromosome BXJ3-5, Cavendish_Baxijiao_AAA, whole genome shotgun sequence and includes:
- the LOC135638166 gene encoding heavy metal-associated isoprenylated plant protein 39-like encodes the protein MAQQKVVLKVLAMVDDKTKQKAIGAVAEIYGIDFIEADLKEQKMTIIGEMDTIAIAKKLKKMGRIDIVSVGPAKEEKKEEKKDEKKEEKKEEKKEEKKEEKKEEKKEEKK